AGGATCGTGATGCCCTGCTGGTGGAGCTTCTCGATCAGGGGCACGAGGCTCGAGATCTCGCTCGCCGAGAGCCCCGAGAAGACCTCGTCGCAGATGATCACCTCGGGGGCGAGCGCGATGCACCGGGCGAGCTCCAGGCGCTTCAAGTACCCGGTGGGCAGCGTGCCCGCCATCTTGTAGGGCACCCGGGAGTCGCGCTCGAACCCCAGCTCCTCCAGGATGTCCACGGCCACCGTGTCCCGGTCGCCGTGGCTCCCGCCGCCTCGCCAGCCCCCCACCCGCCGGGCTCGGGGCGACGAAAGGGGGATGATGAGGTTCTTGTAGGCCGGCAGGCTGAAGTAGGGCCGCATGATCTGGAAGGTGCGGGTAACCCCCAGGTCCGCCACCCGGTCGGCCCGCATCCCCGTGATGTCCCGGTCCTTGAAGCGCACCCGCCCCCGGGTGGGGCGCAGGAACCCCGTGATGCAGTTGATGAGGGTGGTCTTCCCGGAGCCGTTGGGGCCGATGATGCCCAGCACGTCGCCCGGCTCCACGCGGAAGCTCACCCCGTCCAGGGCCTTGACGCCCCCGAAGTGCTTCGAGAGGTCGTGTACGTCCAGGATCGGCTCGGCCACCCTCACACCTCCACCCAGCGCTCGAACTGCTGGTACTTGCGGCTCGCGTAGAGAAGGATGCCCTCGCTGCGCAGCACCACGAACCCCGTCAGCACCAGGGCGTAGATCACGATGCGCAGGCTCCCGAAGTCGCGCAGCACCTCCGAGAGGGGCACGAGCAGCAGCGCCCCCAGGATCGGCCCCACCAGGGTGCCGCCCCCCCCGATCACCGTGGCCGCGATGGGCAGGATGGAGAGATCCAGGGCAAACGCCGAGATGCCCACGCTGCGGTACAGGTGGATGTAGTACGCCCCCGCGAAGCACCCGAGCAGCGATGCCAGGAACACCGCCTTGGCCTTGGTGCGGGCCACGCTGATCCCCGAGGCGCGCACCGCCTGGTCGTTGTCCTTCACCGCGCGGATGGAGAGCCCCACGTCCTCGGCCACGAAGCGCCGCAGGGCGAAGACGGCCACCAGCAGCGCGACGATGAGCCCGTACTGCTCGGTCCAGGCCGACGAGAACCCCGCGATGCCCCGGAAGCCCTCGGTGCCCCCGAGCACGTCGGCGGCCTCGATGATCCGGGTCATGAGGAGCGGATACATCAGCGTCACGATGGCGAAGTAGATCCCCCGAAGCGGCAGGCACGGGGCGAGCATCGCCGTGCACAGCGCCGCCCCCACCACCGACGCGATCGGGATCGACAGGAGCGGCGGCAGCCCCCACTGGGTGTTGAGCAGCGCCGCCGTGTACCCCCCCACCCCGAAGAAGAAGGCGCCCCCCAGGCACACGAGCCCCACGTAGTTGGCGAGGAAGTCGAACGACACCGCCAAGAGCGCGAGCACGCACACCGAGAGCATCACCCGGCCCCAGTAGGGCCAGGGCAGCAGCACCAGGGGCAGCAGCAGGAACCCGCCGATCAGGAGCGCCCGGGGCGCCACCAGGTAGGCGATCTCCCGCCAGGAGCTCAGGGCGTAGAGGGTTTCGCTGCGGACCTTGATGCCCCGGTCGACTCGCTCCAGGCGCTGCGCCATCACACCCTCTCCTCCAGTTGTTTCTGTTTGCCGAAGAACCCCGAGGGCCGCAGCACGAGCGTCACGATGATCGCGAGCAGCATCACCACCATCTGGTAGTGGGCCTTGCCGTAGGCCACCGTCAGGTACTGGGAGTACCCCAGCACGAAGGAAGCGAGCACCGTGCCGGCCCAGCTCCCCAGGCCCCCCACCACGCACACCGCGATGGCGTAGATGAGCACCTTGTAGCCCTCTTCCACCACCACGCTCCCCAGGGGCAGGAGGATGAGGGCCCCCAGCCCCGCCAGCGCGCTCCCCAGGGCCACGGCCACCGTGGCGGCCCGGTCCGAGTCGATCCCGAGCATCATGGCCGCCCGCTCGTCCTGGGCCATGCCCTTGAGCGCGAGCCCGATGCGGGTGTACCGGGTGAAGAGCCACACGCCCCCCAGGGTGGCGACCCCGAGCGCCACCACCGCCAGGCGCTGGTGGTCCACCGGCACGTCCCCCAGGAAGGCCACCCCGTCCGAGAGCACGGGAAGGGAGTAGGTCATGCCCCGAAAGCCTGCCCAGCGAAGCCCCTCCAGGATGGCGAGCCCGATGGCGTAGGTTGCGATGACCTCCGACACCTCCAGGCCCCGGACCCGCTTCAACACGAGCTGGTA
The Thermodesulfobacteriota bacterium genome window above contains:
- a CDS encoding ABC transporter ATP-binding protein — translated: MAEPILDVHDLSKHFGGVKALDGVSFRVEPGDVLGIIGPNGSGKTTLINCITGFLRPTRGRVRFKDRDITGMRADRVADLGVTRTFQIMRPYFSLPAYKNLIIPLSSPRARRVGGWRGGGSHGDRDTVAVDILEELGFERDSRVPYKMAGTLPTGYLKRLELARCIALAPEVIICDEVFSGLSASEISSLVPLIEKLHQQGITILMVEHRLRELFQVANRVLALSSGEKITEGTPAQVMEHPKVREAYLGSEEVPAC
- a CDS encoding branched-chain amino acid ABC transporter permease, which codes for MAQRLERVDRGIKVRSETLYALSSWREIAYLVAPRALLIGGFLLLPLVLLPWPYWGRVMLSVCVLALLAVSFDFLANYVGLVCLGGAFFFGVGGYTAALLNTQWGLPPLLSIPIASVVGAALCTAMLAPCLPLRGIYFAIVTLMYPLLMTRIIEAADVLGGTEGFRGIAGFSSAWTEQYGLIVALLVAVFALRRFVAEDVGLSIRAVKDNDQAVRASGISVARTKAKAVFLASLLGCFAGAYYIHLYRSVGISAFALDLSILPIAATVIGGGGTLVGPILGALLLVPLSEVLRDFGSLRIVIYALVLTGFVVLRSEGILLYASRKYQQFERWVEV
- a CDS encoding branched-chain amino acid ABC transporter permease is translated as MDILIYGFIQSVSLILMAFGFSLVYGVSRLPNFAHGAIYVLTGFLAWVFLHRAGLPYPVAVVLALAAAALFGVLIYQLVLKRVRGLEVSEVIATYAIGLAILEGLRWAGFRGMTYSLPVLSDGVAFLGDVPVDHQRLAVVALGVATLGGVWLFTRYTRIGLALKGMAQDERAAMMLGIDSDRAATVAVALGSALAGLGALILLPLGSVVVEEGYKVLIYAIAVCVVGGLGSWAGTVLASFVLGYSQYLTVAYGKAHYQMVVMLLAIIVTLVLRPSGFFGKQKQLEERV